TAGTTCGGTTCGGTTCGGGCCTAGTTCGGTTTCGGGCCTAGTTCGGTTTCGGGCCTAGTTCGGTTTCGGGCCTAGTTCGGTTTCGGGCCTAGTTCGGTTTCGGGCCTAGTTCGTTTCGGGCCTAGTTCGGTTTCGGGCCTAGTTCGTTTCGGGCCTAGTTCGGTTCGGTTTCGGGCCTAGTTCGGTTTCGGGCCTAGTTCGGTTTCGGGCCTAGTTCGGTTCGGTTGGGGCCTAGTTCGGTTTCGGGCCTAGTTCGTTTCGGTTTCGGGCCTAGTTCGGTTTCGGGCCTAGTTCGGTTCGGTTGAGGCCTAGTTCGGTTCGGTTCGTGTTGATTCGGTGTCGTCTCTCAGGCAGGCGGCCCTGGAGGTCACGGCCCGGTATTGCCGTACCGAGATGGAGCTGTACGGCCGGTGTGTGGCCAACAGCCCCGAGACGTGGCAGAAGGATTGTGACGGGCTGAGGGTCAACATGGTGCGGTGTGCGAACACACAGTGAGTgatgggggggaatgggggctgggggggtatgggggggaatggggggtaATTTTGGGGCCGTGAGAGGGGTGAAAGTGGGGCCTGGGTTGGGGGGCGGCTAatgtggggtctgtggggtcctgGGGAGGTTGAAGTGGGGCTctagggtgggggggggttaaagTGGGGcctgggaggggaggggagggggtaAAATGTGGGGCCTGAGGGGTTCTGAGGGGGTTGAAGTGGGGCCTCGAGGGGGTAAAGAGGGGCGCTGaagagtgggggggggggggtataAAGTGGGGACTGAGGTGGGGGGATTAAAGTGGGGGCGGGGGTAAAATTAAGTTGGGGACTGAGGGGGGATTAAAGTGGGGCCTGAGGGTCTTGGGGGGGTTGAAGTGGGGCTCTGAGGGGGGTTAATGTGGGGATTGGGGGTTAAAGTGGGGCCTGGAGGGGTAAAAGAGGGGCCTGGGGGGGTTACAGTGGGCgcaatgtggggctggggggttaAAAGTGGGGTAATATGGGGcctgggaagggggggggaagtggGGCCTGAGGGGGGTTAAACTGGGGCCTTGTAAGGGGGGTGACAATTGGGTCTGGGAGGGGAATAATTGGGGCCTTGAGGGGGCAGACAAGTGGGGCCTAGGGGGTGGGATTAAAGTGGGGCCAGGGGGGGACGGGaagtggggatgggggaggtTAAAGTGGGGTTTGGGGCTGGTAAAATGTGGGGTCTGGAGGGGGATAAAAAGTGGGGCCAGGAGGGTGAAGTGGGGCCTGGGGAGCTGGGGAGGTAAaagtggggctggggtgggttTGAGTAATGTGGGGTCATGGGGTGATGTGAAATGGGGCCTgggaggggggtggggtggggggggggtcaaaGTGGGGTCCTGGGGTGGGGGTGAAGTGGGTCTGGGAGGAGGGGATACAGTCGGTTGGGGGGGGCAAGGTGGGGCCTTTGGGGCTCTGAAGGGGTAATGGGACCCGTGGGgttcagagagggaaataaatgagGCTTTCGGGGCTCcttggggggaaaatggggctctatgggggagACTGGGGCTCCATAGGTGAAAACAGGGCTctgagttggggggggggagggcttCCAGGGCTCTGAGGGTGCGGACTGGGGGCTTCAGGGGTCTGAGGGGGGTAAAATGGAGCTAGAAGGACGGAAATGGGTCTTATAGGGCTCTGTAGGGGGGAGAAAATGGAGTCTCTGGGGCTCTGTGAGAGGGAAATGGGGCTTTTGGGTCTCTGAGGAGAGAAATGGGGCCTTTGAGTTTTTTAGGGGAGGAAATGGGGTTTGTGGGGTGGAGAAATGGGGCCTGTGGGGCTCTGAGGGAGGGCAGTGGGTTTCTAAGCAGGGAGAGATGGGGCTTTCAGAGTTTGGAAGGTTTGGAATGGGACTTTTTGGAGCTCTGAGATGGGGaaatggggctgggttggggaAAACAAGTTTCTAAGGAGGAGAAATAGGGCTCTgagggggggaaatggggctcTAAGGTGAAGGGAAATGGGTCCTTAAGGGTTCtggctatggggttggggtgcttagggccctgtgctgccccacagccccatagtgcAGCGGATCAAGGAGGACTGTGCTGAGCCCTTCAGCGCCTTCGAGCAGTGCCTGAAGGAGAACCAGGCTTCGGTGCTGAACTGCAGCGAACACGTCAACGCCTTCCTGAGCTGTGCAGACAGGGTGAAGCTCCCGGCGTGAGGTGAGCAATGCAAGGATCCGGCCCTGAATACGTGGAGAGATGGTGGTTTAATTGGGGAGGGGGTTTGTAAGTGAAGAGGTGGTTTATAAATGGGAGGGGGGTCCTAAAACAGTgatcccaacccatcccatggctctgtgatctttaaggacccttccaacccaactcattgcattctgtgatctttaaggacccttccaccccatcccatagctctgtgatctttaaggacccttacaacccatcccatggctctgtgatctttaaggacccttccaacccaactcattgcattctgtgatctttaaggactcttccaccccatcccatagctctgtgatctttaaggacccttccaacccatcccatggctctgtgatctttaaggacccttccaacccaacccatggttctgtgatctttaaggacccttccaacccatcctatggctctgtgatctttaaggacccttccaacccatcctatggctctgtgatctttaaggaccgTTCcactgtgatctttaaggacccttccaacccatcctatggctctatgatctttaaggacccttccaacccatcccatagctctgtgatctttaaggacccttccaacccatcccatggctctgtgatctttaaggacccttccaacccatcccatcctatggttctgtgatctttaaggacccttccaacccaacccatcctatggctctgtgatctttaaggacccttccaacccatcccatagccctgtgatcttcaaggacccttccaacccaacccatcccatggctctgtgatctttaaggacccttccaactcatcccatggctctgtgatctttaaggacccttccaacccatcccatggctctgtgatctttaaggacccttccaacccatcccatggctctatgatctttaaggacccttccaacccatcccatggctctatgatctttaaggacccttccaacccatcccatagctctgtgatctttaaggacccttccaaccccaccTGTTGTAGGATATCGCCATCCATTTAGGATCAGGAATCAAAGTGGGAGTAGGGAATTGAGCTGCTGAGTATTTCTCccattcatttttatctgtaattctttaatttgtgtttttttttctttatagggGACCCCCCGGGATTAAAACTCATCCTCAGGACTGAAGGAAAACTCCTTTTATTCTCATCATGGTGCTGGGTCGGGTCGCTGCTCCCCCTTTATGGGTTGTTTGGGTACGAAGCAAAAACCAGCTCTTATTTTTTCTACAGTTTCCTCACTAAGGACAACGTTTTTCTCTATCATGATAAAAAACAGCCAGCAAAACAAGACTGAAAGCCAAATCTTGGCTTCCCCCACTGCTGATGGATGCTGCTATTAGAGCTGAACTGACTCCATTGACGTTCCCCTAAGCGTGGAGTTCCCAGCTTGTCCATTGGGGGAGAacattgggttgggttggaagggtccttaaagatcacagagatacgggatgggttggaagggtccttaaagatcacagagccatgggatgagttggaaaggtccttaaagattaCAGAGCtatgggatgggttggaagggtccttaaagatcacttaGAACAGCAGGGGGAGTCTTCAGACTGCGAACGTCAGAGCTCCTCCAACTCTGAGCCATTGGATTGCAATGGAGATCTGTCtatggggagggtggggggacACCGAGCCccccagggaggtgattttGGGGCTGTAATGGATGGAAATAAACAATAATGTTGTGAGGATGTTTGACCAGGAGCGGATGAAGAGCTGTGGGTCAATACAAGTGGGACAGCAGCTCTCCTCTATTGTGTTGCTTTCTATTTgcaagctgctgtttttcaaccCCGCTGCATCCAACTGCTCTTTGTGAAGAGAAGTAGatcctaacatccaacctgagcTTCCACCGAGGCTGTAAGTTGTTGTACCTGAAAGGAGAAGGGGTGTGGAGCAGGATCTTGGCTCGGACTCATTCCCATTGCCATATCCAACCTCAGGTCGGATGGATCCGCGTTCCAGCCCGGCGTGAAGCCAAGCAGGGTTGGCAGCCGTCACTTTGTGTGCTCCAGTTTAACTGCATTGGGGTGAGGGGGAACAGATTGAAGTGGTTCTATCCCTGCATCCAACACAGCCCAAATCATCACGATTCTCTTCATCACAAGTAGGATATGAGATGGAGCAGATGAGAACATCCATGTACTGAAAGCATTTCCTATTTACTCAATGATGTATTTGAAATACGAAACTAAAACACCCAATTTTCCAAGTCAGGAGGAAAAGGGGATGATGGTAGTTTTGCTTCAAAGGGAATTTAAAGctctacaggaagaaaaaacatctttttgagtcatttttaatgcattgaTCCTGAGCAGCGCCATTGCTGAAGCCCAGGCAGCTTTATTAAGGGCTGTATGGGAGCGGACACCGCATTGAAATGTCAACACGGCGACAGCGAAGCCATTTCTCATCAGGGTTGAGGTGCTTTGGACCCTGGTCCGGTCTCCTTcaaagctggagctgctccattATTTCTTTATCAACACATTAACCTCTAAACTGCTGGATTAACTCTTATGGGACAGCGGGATCCGGCCAATTCTGAACCTGGGCAGCGTGGAGACAAagttctgctgctcttttccctttgcattctGGTTGGGACAAGTGGAAGAGGAAGGTGAGAAACCACCCttgaaagcagaggagaaagagaagaaagctaTTAAATTCCAAATCCATCCAtcacttctgtgtttctattgGAAAACGTAACCAAATGCTTCCTAAAGAGCAGCACCCGAAGAGCATCCCCTAAAGGAAAGGAGCATCCCCTAAAGGAAAGGAGCGTCCCCTAAAGGAAAGGAGCGTCCCCTAAAGGAAAGGAGCGTCCCctaaaggaaagggaaaaggagcatCCCCTAAAGGAAAGAGCGTCCCCCTAAAGGGAAAGGAGCGTCCCTAAAGGAAAAGGAGGCATCCCCCTATAGGAAAGGGGCGTCCCCTAATTAGGAAGAAGCGTCCCCTATAGGAGTGGGTTGCGTCCCCTATAGGAGTGGGTTGCGTCCCCTATAGGAAAGGATGCGTCCCTAAAGGAAGGAGCGTCCCCTAAAGGAAAGGAGCATCCcctaaaagaaaaggagcatCCCTAAAGCAAGGCTGGTTGAAATGTGATTGTGTTGAAGCCTGGATCCCctgcttcatctttttctcttctttctgaacTCAAAAACACAAAGTCCAagcctcctttttctccccctccttcgACTGAGGTTGATGTCACTTCAATCCAAGCGGAACTTTGGAGGTGAGTCACACACCGGAATGAGGAACTCCCACCttaaaaccttttatttttccacccagaaaaatatttctcGTTTTCCACTCTGCTTCCTCGCACTGAAAGGAGCCGTAAATCAGCTCCTTCCCTTTTGGTNNNNNNNNNNNNNNNNNNNNNNNNNNNNNNNNNNNNNNNNNNNNNNNNNNNNNNNNNNNNNNNNNNNNNNNNNNNNNNNNNNNNNNNNNNNNNNNNNNNNNNNNNNNNNNNNNNNNNNNNNNNNNNNNNNNNNNNNNNNNNNNNNNNNNNNNNNNNNNNNNNNNNNNNNNNNNNNNNNNNNNNNNNNNNNNNNNNNNNNNNNNNNNNNNNNNNNNNNNNNNNNNNNNNNNNNNNNNNNNNNNNNNNNNNNNNNNNNNNNNNNNNNNNNNNNNNNNNNNNNNNNNNNNNNNNNNNNNNNNNNNNNNNNNNNNNNNNNNNNNNNNNNNNNNNNNNNNNNNNNNNNNNNNNNNNNNNNNNNNNNNNNNNNNTCCAGCCgctgccctcctgctccctgctctgctgtggggtGAGTCAGCCGTTTTGTGCTTGGAGTGATTTCTCTCCTAAGGTAATGCTTATGGGCTCTGAGCCCTTATCGCTgccatggggctgagctcccTCATCGCTGCCATGGGGCTGAGATTCTTCTTAGCTGCCGTGGGGCTGAGCTCCCTCCTCGCTGCCGTGGGGCTGAGCTCCCTCATTGCTGCCATGGGGCTGAGATTCTTCTtagctgctgtggggctgagcttcCCCATTGCTGTCATGGGGCTGAGCTCCCTCATCGCTGCCATGGGGCTGAGCTTCCCCATCACTGCCATGGGGCTGAGCTTCATCTTCTTCATATTGAGTGGGGTGAGCTCTGTAAGGGCTGtggttttgttatttgtgttctttttatccATTCCCTTAGGaaggcaaacaaaaatacccCTGATAAGAAGCGAAACGCATCAGGGTTGTATCTCATTTCATCCCCCAGCACCGCGGTTGCGCCTCTCATTGACCGCAAAGAACAACCACAAGCTTTTGgtatttttaccttcttttaaTCATTTAAGGGGAATACACACTTACAACCAGACTGACAAAACCCCCCTGGAATTGAGGGGAGGGGGCTTAGAAATCAACCCCCCCTGGAAGGGCTCAGAGTTAAGGGGGGGGAGGCTTAAGAAATCAAACACCACCACgtacagaaaacagcagccGGGTTCTCAGCTGCATTTCAATGCACAACGAGGTCAGGATTGAAGATGTAAGTCATGATTTCCTGCTGGGAGCCGTCGGTGCCTCTGTCCAAACAGATGTGGGGAAATCAGCGCTGGAGGATCTTCCTTTATCTGGCACGATTCGGGGTAAACCTGACCTTTCCAGTAATGTTGGCTCCGTGTCCTTCGCAGCTGTAAGGACCCGAATCCCACGCTTAGGTCCTGGTTGGGAGAATAAAGGCTTTTCGTTTGGTAATAATTCATGTTTCtaatctctgtttttctggcttgttttaggtttctttttttacttgtttttattcACATTGGTGCACACCGGCTTCTCTGTGCCTCATTAAAGGGTTTtgtgatggggaggggggggagaaaaTGGATCCCTCCTCCCAACCCACAGCAGGGGCACGctgttggaagggtccttaaagatcacagagccatgggatgggttggaagggtccttaaagatcacagagccgtgggatgggatgggttggaagggtccttaaagatcacagagatatgggttgggttggaagggtccttaaagatcacagagccatgggatgggttggaagggtccttaaagatcatagggctatgggatgggttgggttggacaggtccttaaagatcatagggctatgggatgggttggaagggtccttaaagatcacagagccatgggatggctttgaagggtccttaaagatcacagagccaatgggatgggatggaaggGCCTGGAGCAGAAGGGCGCCCGTTGGGGATGCTTCAAGACCACATTGAAGATTAACCTTGCACCATGAAGCATCTGGGATGAGGAATGAGGCAAAATGGAGCAGCAGGACTTGAATAAACAAGAGTTTTGTGTGGGGAGAGCCTGCATTGCTGCTTGGGGCCGCTCTGCTCGGCTTGGCCGGTCTTGTGTTAGGAGGACATCGTGCTTCAACACCGAACAAACTGCTAAAGGAACAGCTAAACAACATCACAGCGTCCATCTAGGTGGctagaaaggaaggagagaggcaACCCCAAGTCTTTTAGATTGAGGTGTAGTGCTTCTGCGTCGGGTGGATCCGCCGCCTCCTCCATTCTGCAGCACTGGAGGAATGTCTCGTGTCTGAACCCAGAGCAGCATCTGTCCCAGATCCTGGGGGAGGTCAGGAGGTGAAGTAGGAGCTCTGCATGGAGTACAGTCGGTCAATGGGGTTGCCCACGCGGGCTTGCAGGAGGTTGGCTTCGGCCGTGGACAGCAGGCAATCCCCCAGGTGGCTGATGCTGTCACTGTCCATGTCGTGGAAAACTCCTTCTGAAtctgggagaggaaggaaaagagaatgggTGTCAATGTGGCACGAGCAGGGCAAGATGGCGTCAGTGCAGTGGGGTCTGGAGTCACCCACCTTGAGCAGGAGCCCCAGACCCAACTCCTGTGGGATTTCAGGGTCCTCAACCCAACAAACCCAATAACTCCTGTTGGATTTCAGGGTCCTCAACCCAACAAACCCAATAACTCCTGTTGGATTTCAGGGCCCTCAACCCAACAAACCCGCAATCTGTCTGGATTCCAGGGCCTTCACCCAAGCAAATCCCAACAACTCATGTTGGACTTTCAGGGTCTCAACCCACAAAC
The sequence above is a segment of the Coturnix japonica isolate 7356 unplaced genomic scaffold, Coturnix japonica 2.1 chrUnrandom461, whole genome shotgun sequence genome. Coding sequences within it:
- the CHCHD5 gene encoding coiled-coil-helix-coiled-coil-helix domain-containing protein 5 → MQAALEVTARYCRTEMELYGRCVANSPETWQKDCDGLRVNMVRCANTHPIVQRIKEDCAEPFSAFEQCLKENQASVLNCSEHVNAFLSCADRVKLPA